The Xyrauchen texanus isolate HMW12.3.18 chromosome 13, RBS_HiC_50CHRs, whole genome shotgun sequence genome contains the following window.
TTGGGTTACACCATCAGAGGAGCAGTAATATTGAATCTTTGACTCCATCAAACTGGCTGAGATAGATATGGTAGCCACTCTTCATTTGGGGTTTACAATATAATGTGAAACCATCCAGCTTCCCATTTTCAATATGTTCCTATATTTTTCAACAGACAGCCTAGGTTTAttatatttagtttagttttaattttccCAAAACCTCTAAGTGTTGTAGATAACGTGCTGTTTTTCATAACACCGCTAAGGGGCGTGATGTGGCAATGCTTTAGGTATTTTTTCGATTctaacatgtatttatatatttatttattttatttgttgttactagggatattattattgGGTTACCATGCACACGAACAATACcaataagcttcaaagtgaaataaaatagattaggctatattagcaaatcattttacaagatgggaactatttcttcttccgCCCATTTTAACATTCATGCTGAACGACACAAGCGGACAAGCGCTTGCGCCGTCACAAGGCTCGTTCAGACAAGAAGGATCGGTGACTTTTAGAGGTGTAGATGGTTCATTTTTGCAAGGGTAAACGAAACAGAAgtttaataattttctgtttaggctcacaaatgtaaaataataataatgaattgaatTATGACCAATTTTATCCCAATAAATCacacaaaattaatttaatagaagtatcggtatcgacgatattggacATTAAATAATTGTTATCGGACCGAAAAGAAAATAAAGAGTTGTATGGCCCATCACTTTCTAACTCGTGAACGCGTTTGGAAAGAAACGCCCATTATGTCAGAGGCACCCAATGAAATACTGCTTACACATAGCTACGCGCGTATCACGTTTCTCTACATCCAATCAGCAGCAGAGAGTTCTGAGCCCGACTATAAATTGTCGCCCAACGAAGTAGTTGAGGTTCGAAGTGGTAGTATAATGAGAGACAGACACGAAAGGTTATCCTCTAAAACCACCTGGAGATACAGGCACTCATATAGTGATTATTTATACTCGTTGATAGGTATGTATCATTATgctttgacaaaaatatttacaTGATAATATGCCAgctttttttattactgtttagTCGCTATATATGATTTTGTCTTAATCGGAAGGATTCATTTGTCAACGCTGCGGTTTGATTAACCAGGAACtggtgtaacaaaaaaaaaaacgcaacaTTGTTTTCATGTACTTCAGTAGTCTGTTGCATCAGTATCGATAAAAGTATTTAAATTGCTTTTGTTTACTTTTTACCATTGAtgccttttgtgtttttgtgtgcttttttttttgtaacgaTAATTAATCGGTAGTAATGACGGCAATAATTTGATCATTATTcataataattcagtatattaAGATTAAAAGTGAACAGCTCGCTCTCGGTGCTTCATCCTCTATTGTGTATTGACCGATCAGCTCTTCTCCGGCCACGTTGTTTCTTACAATAGGGGTTCCCTGTGAAATCCGCTTTAGTGAGATGTGTACACTTTGGATTTGGGGACAGATTCTAGATGTGATCGAAATTATATCATGTATAAGATGCATTTATTTAAAGACTATGAACCATGTTTTTAAGCAAGTGCTCTACCTCAGGTTGGATATAGCCCAAACATGGCCACTTCATACAGTTCCAAGCTGAGCAAAGCTGTGAAACAGCAGTACATGGAGCTCCCTCAGGTAGGCAAGGTTCAGGCCATGTACATCTGGATTGATGGAACCGGAGAGGGATTGCGGTGCAAGACTAGGACTCTAGACTCGGAACCCAAGACCATTGAAGGTAGGAATTGTGTACACAGgagttttattattaaattgacaAAGTTGTTAACTAAGCCACGATTAGAACGATTAAAATTGTGTTCCGGGTGCattacaagtgaagctcaattgacatcatttatggcaacaaaaaaaaaattcactcgtccattttttatatatatatatatatatataatatgcgcGCGCGCAATTAATCGCACACCCACGGaccataaggaagattcctgagaaatgcaagcttgtagtaccacctgtttactcccgATGGCAGTAAGTGAactttcagctgtatgagcaacccGCAGttcatacagtgaagaaaacacctcagtaggcagaacacaaacattaattgcgatttaattaatcaggacaccatgtaattcgatCAATCATTCGATCAAAAAATCAATCAATCGATTGACCGCATATATATGTTCTTTttctcttgcattcaaaacactcaaaGGAGCGCAAATGCAGTCTTAggtatatgaggggctttctcagcaaattttGTATACGAGATTAATTGCgatttaattaatcgggacaccatgtaattcgatCAATcattcgattaaaaaaaaaaatcaatcgaTTGACCGCATATATATATGTTCTGTTTCTCTTTAGAACTCCCTGAGTGGAACTTTGATGGCTCTAGCACATATCAGTCTGAGGGATCCAACAGTGACATGTACCTGATCCCTCAAGCCATGTTCAGAGACCCCTTCAGGAAGGACCCCAACAAACTGGTCTTGTGCGAAGTTCTCAAATACAACCACAAACCTGCGGGTGAGTATCTGATGTCACAAATGCTTTCAGTACAATTGCAGGGTATCtgtaggtctaaaaaaaaaaaaaaaaaaaattacccttTAGCAAATGAATGCCTttttaaaaggacttaaatcaGTGCAATAATTGTCAAGGTCATGGTATTAAATTTTGCATGAGCAATTGGGTTCTCATTGTGTTAGTCGTTTTAAAGTGACTAGTAATTATTGGGCATGAATAGCCCCCCATACCAAATGTAGGGTCTTTAGGACACTGGCTCCaccaccaattaaaaaaaaattactttttcgtTTGCATGTATCTTTTGAAACATTTGTCATAGAAACACTATTCTCTATAATTGCACACCTCATGATGCAAATGGATCGCTTGAATAAAAGCTCTGTTAATTACAGTGGCCACCATTGTGGATTGATATTTATCGTTTATTAGCTATTCCGTCGAACTTTGCCTAGACAATGGATCAATCTCCAGACCGTTCCTCACAAAGTGAATAATAGCttaattgattttgtttgaaattacGATAACGCACATTTAACAAGGTCTACGAAAAACAGGAAATGaggcaatgttttttgttttaaaatgaaaccTGGTATGCTTCACACGCCACCTATTGCTCAAAAGTTAACCCCCACTTACTCTAACCTTGGCATGTCTCTTTGCCGTTCGTGAATCATGTCAACTGCGTGGCACCGTGTGTGCATTTATATATTGGCTAATCTAGGACAAAGGATTTGGATTGCATAATCATAGGGAGGTTCTTATAACAAATGAAAAGTCATATAATGtcaaatgtatttgaaaaaatgtttttaacatgtttttattgGTGATCTCTTATTTTATTCCATTTCTTTGAGGTATATTTTTGGGTGTTGTTTAAATGCTTAAAATGAAATGCCTTCGTCGTAGAGGAATATAAATTGTACAATTGGTCTGATCAGAAGGCAAGTTATTTCCACATTCTGGTGATTTAAGGGCAGAGGTATTCAAGCCATATCGTGTTActtttgtaaagttatttaaaaatgtatggagATGTGTTAAGTTGCGTTTGTAAACTTTGAAATGTTACTACTGTATACAGTAAATGAGTTCTTGTGCTCCCTTGGCATTTAAATTTGGAGAACGATGCAATGACATATTGTGTTCCCATGAACTTATACTTGACTTTCCTTTTAGTTGGTCCTGAAAAGGAAATTTTGAATTTGGGAAACCCTgaattgtttaataaaaaaataaaaactttttttttacacatttaatgtTGGTTGTATTTCTTCCTCAGAAACCAATCTACGGAAGACATGTAAAAAGGTCATGGACATGGTGCAAAACCAGCATCCTTGGTTTGGAATGGAGCAGGAGTACACTATTCTCGGCACAGATGGTCATCCATTTGGTTGGCCCTCTAATGGTTTCCCTGGTCCTCAAGGTAtgtgtaatgtactgtatgttgacttaaatacttttaaatggcTTGGAAAAATCCTGCTGGTTCCACTGTTAATTAGCTTTGTTTGGTTAGGTCCATACTACTGTGGTGTGGGAGCTGATAAGGCCTATGGACGTGATGTTGTAGAGGCCCATTACAGAGCTTGTCTGTATGCTGGTGTAAAAATCTGCGGTACCAATGCTGAAGTCATGCCTGCACAGGTAAAGTTTTGGTATTGGGACAATATACCGTGATGATTAGATGTTGGATATTTTTGGAAATTAGTTTCTAATATTACAGTCTTGTTCCTCTGCAGTGGGAATTCCAAGTTGGCCCTTGTGAGGGCATTGAGATGGGAGACCACTTGTGGATTTCCCGTTTCctcttgcacagggtctgtgaaGACTTCGGTGTTGTGGCCTCTTTCGACCCTAAGCCCATCCCAGGCAACTGGAATGGAGCTGGCTGCCACACCAACTTCAGCACCAAGGAGATGCGTGAGGAAGGTGGTTTgaagtaagtgtttataaaggAACTGgagcatttttttaaaatagtttactTCATCAAAAGACTGCTGTTAACTAATCAAACACTTTCATGTTAGACACATTGAGGAGTCTATTGATAGGCTGGCCAAGAGACACCAGTACCATATCCGTGCATATGATCCTAAAGGAGGGCTGGACAATGCCAGACGCTTGACCGGTCATCACGAGACCTCCAACATCAATGAGTTCTCTGCTGGAGTGGCGAACCGTGGTGCTAGCATT
Protein-coding sequences here:
- the glulb gene encoding glutamine synthetase, translating into MATSYSSKLSKAVKQQYMELPQVGKVQAMYIWIDGTGEGLRCKTRTLDSEPKTIEELPEWNFDGSSTYQSEGSNSDMYLIPQAMFRDPFRKDPNKLVLCEVLKYNHKPAETNLRKTCKKVMDMVQNQHPWFGMEQEYTILGTDGHPFGWPSNGFPGPQGPYYCGVGADKAYGRDVVEAHYRACLYAGVKICGTNAEVMPAQWEFQVGPCEGIEMGDHLWISRFLLHRVCEDFGVVASFDPKPIPGNWNGAGCHTNFSTKEMREEGGLKHIEESIDRLAKRHQYHIRAYDPKGGLDNARRLTGHHETSNINEFSAGVANRGASIRIPRSVGQEMKGYFEDRRPSANCDPYAVTEALIRTCLLNEEGEEPVELK